In Cicer arietinum cultivar CDC Frontier isolate Library 1 chromosome 1, Cicar.CDCFrontier_v2.0, whole genome shotgun sequence, one DNA window encodes the following:
- the LOC101503993 gene encoding F-box/kelch-repeat protein At3g23880-like, whose amino-acid sequence MSISPVMPLSEINDDLITEVLAMLTVKSLMQLKCVCKSWYSLFSEPFFIKMHLKRSSRNPYLTLYSRYTLFNLFPMRHLLKTHRVTLDNHDPNCQLLMDKNSHRIIGSCNGLICLISSQVNFFFYLWNPATRSLSQTLGSFTDPVSPPNFKFSFGYDNLTHRFKVVAFRPNEVRVFSFGDNVWRNIQCFPTDPYFYSSICHKNCVYLSNSLVWVALRPNDFVDSSCYHWKDLILNVDQYVIVSLDLGTETNTQWLLPRGLDEVSPVMPIVSVLMDCLCFSYYTKGNDFVIWQMRQFGIEESWTKFLNFNHQNVHRVYSCAWHSQFYPLHVFENGDTLILARNQEQVIRYNKRHNRVYETRITNNIYWYLANQFVESLVSPC is encoded by the coding sequence ATGAGTATCTCTCCAGTTATGCCGCTTAGTGAAATCAACGATGATCTCATCACCGAAGTCCTAGCAATGCTTACGGTTAAATCTCTTATGCAACTCAAGTGTGTATGCAAATCCTGGTACTCACTCTTCTCCGAACCCTTCTTCATCAAAATGCACCTCAAAAGATCTTCACGAAACCCTTACCTCACATTATACTCACGCTATACCCTATTCAATCTCTTCCCCATGCGCCATTTACTCAAGACTCACCGTGTCACCCTTGATAATCATGATCCTAATTGCCAATTGCTGATGGACAAGAACTCTCACCGGATTATTGGCTCCTGCAATGGATTGATTTGCCTTATTAGTTCTCAGGTTAACTTCTTTTTCTATTTATGGAACCCTGCCACCAGGTCACTCTCTCAAACACTAGGCTCTTTTACTGATCCTGTTAGTCctccaaatttcaaattttcatttgGTTATGATAATTTAACCCATAGATTTAAGGTAGTGGCCTTCCGTCCCAATGAAGTCAGAGTTTTCAGTTTCGGCGATAATGTTTGGAGAAATATTCAATGTTTTCCTACTGATCCTTATTTTTATAGCAGTATCTGTCATAAGAATTGTGTCTATTTAAGTAATAGTCTTGTTTGGGTTGCACTTCGCCCTAACGATTTCGTCGATTCTAGTTGCTATCATTGGAAGGATCTTATTCTTAATGTTGATCAATATGTGATTGTCTCGCTAGATTTGGGGACGGAGACAAACACACAATGGCTTCTCCCTCGAGGTTTGGATGAAGTGTCACCTGTTATGCCAATTGTTTCTGTGTTGATGGATTGtctttgtttttcttattataCCAAGGGAAATGATTTTGTTATATGGCAGATGAGACAATTTGGAATTGAAGAGTCTTGGACCAAGTTCCttaattttaatcatcaaaatgTACATCGCGTCTATAGTTGCGCTTGGCATAGTCAGTTTTATCCATTACATGTTTTTGAGAATGGTGATACATTGATATTGGCCAGAAATCAAGAACAAGTTATTCGCTACAATAAGAGACATAATAGAGTATATGAAACTAGAATTACCAATAACATATATTGGTATCTTGCCAATCAATTTGTTGAAAGTTTGGTTTCACCTTGTTGA